Proteins encoded within one genomic window of Anopheles gambiae chromosome 3, idAnoGambNW_F1_1, whole genome shotgun sequence:
- the LOC1280856 gene encoding phenoloxidase-activating factor 2 isoform X2, protein MLWRQGLLLLLVGVCLVLVRSEDEEVIKCTGGECVKLHLCPNGELNTDGANIIDIRFNPDNECEDYLLKCCPYPEGEEDDVVPPPPSIPGPSPVPVPVPGGPDSVPVTVPNPGPGGAGSVPPGQGTGQVPTTPSGPGNLGTDKVGTGTQNPLDKTVSVPQKCGLRNVDGVGFRITGDNDGESEYGEFPWMVAILKEEKALDQVINVYQCGGSLIHPSVVLTAAHCVQNRKIEEVKVRLGEWDTQTKNEMFDYQDRNVVEIVSHAEFYKGGLFNDVALLFLDKPADLMETVNTICLPPANHNFDMSRCFASGWGKDVFGKQGTYQVILKKIELPIMPNEECQKALRTTRLGRRFKLHSSFICAGGEKGRDTCKGDGGSPLICPIPGSVNHYYQAGMVAWGIGCGEDGIPGVYVNVPMFRGWIDDHLRQHNITDSFYLYT, encoded by the exons ATGCTGTGGCGACAGgggctactactactgctggtCGGTGTGTGCCTGGTTCTGGTGCGATCCGAAGATGAGGAGGTTATC AAATGTACTGGCGGTGAGTGCGTGAAGCTTCACCTTTGCCCGAACGGCGAGCTGAACACGGACGGTGCCAATATCATCGACATTCGCTTCAACCCGGACAATGAGTGCGAGGACTATCTGCTCAAGTGCTGCCCATATCCGGAGGGCGAAGAGGACGATGTggtgccaccgccaccatccATACCTGGGCCCAGCCCCGTACCGGTGCCGGTTCCAGGGGGACCCGATTCGGTTCCTGTTACCGTCCCTAACCCAGGCCCCGGAGGAGCGGGATCCGTTCCACCCGGCCAGGGAACGGGCCAGGTGCCGACAACACCCAGCGGACCAGGAAACTTGGGCACCG ATAAAGTCGGAACCGGTACCCAGAACCCGCTGGACAAGACGGTCAGCGTGCCGCAAAAGTGTGGCCTCCGCAATGTGGACGGTGTGGGCTTCCGCATTACCGGCGACAACGACGGCGAATCGGAGTACGGTGAGTTCCCGTGGATGGTGGCCATCCTGAAGGAGGAGAAAGCGCTGGACCAAGTGATCAACGTGTACCAGTGTGGCGGTTCCCTCATTCACCCGTCGGTCGTCCTGACGGCGGCTCACTGCGTGCAGAACCGAAAGATCGAGGAGGTGAAGGTGCGACTGGGCGAGTGGGACACGCAGACCAAGAATGAAATGTTTGACTATCAG GATCGTAACGTGGTGGAGATCGTTTCGCACGCCGAGTTCTACAAGGGTGGTCTGTTTAACGACGTTGCCCTGCTGTTCCTGGACAAGCCGGCCGATCTGATGGAGACGGTCAACACGATCTGTCTGCCGCCGGCGAACCACAACTTCGACATGTCGCGCTGCTTCGCCAGCGGCTGGGGCAAGGATGTGTTCGGCAAGCAGGGCACGTACCAGGTGATACTGAAGAAGATCGAGCTGCCCATTATGCCGAACGAAGAGTGCCAGAAGGCGCTGCGTACGACGCGCCTCGGCCGGCGGTTCAAGCTGCACTCGAGCTTCATCTGCGCCGGCGGTGAGAAGGGCCGCGATACGTGCAAGGGCGACGGTGGGTCGCCACTGATCTGCCCAATTCCGGGCTCGGTCAACCACTACTACCAGGCCGGTATGGTGGCGTGGGGCATTGGGTGTGGCGAGGATGGCATCCCCGGGGTGTACGTGAACGTGCCAATGTTCCGCGGATGGATCGACGATCATCTGCGGCAGCATAATATTACTGACAGCTTCTACCTCTACACTTAG
- the LOC1280856 gene encoding collagen alpha-1(I) chain isoform X1 — MLWRQGLLLLLVGVCLVLVRSEDEEVIKCTGGECVKLHLCPNGELNTDGANIIDIRFNPDNECEDYLLKCCPYPEGEEDDVVPPPPSIPGPSPVPVPVPGGPDSVPVTVPNPGPGGAGSVPPGQGTGQVPTTPSGPGNLGTGNKPAGAGGPAGGLGGGSTGGGYGKPHGQGQGHGHGHGQGHGGCRGDSSCSSSGSESDEQTVLAGADLIPGGLGGTSANQVKDREQVPQVQGGGPPVSDLGSGPTAGQPGTGKPQQGGTGTPVSGTGAGQQGTGGIGGAGTGVGSVPTQKPGGAGGAGPTGTGASGASTQKPGGAGGLGGGVGSAGGAPTPKPGQQGAGGAGAGGVGGSGTGSGGAPTPKPGQQGAGGAGSPGTGAGGVGGLGSGAGGAPTPKPGQQGAGGAGSPGTGAGGAPKPGQQIPGGTGGAGGSPAVGQPAPGGAGASSPAGTGQVQPGTQGGQPNVIGLTAPGKEATPTPGKQPGGAGQHHGGPGGAKHPGTGGGYNPGGGVKGTQPDKVGTGTQNPLDKTVSVPQKCGLRNVDGVGFRITGDNDGESEYGEFPWMVAILKEEKALDQVINVYQCGGSLIHPSVVLTAAHCVQNRKIEEVKVRLGEWDTQTKNEMFDYQDRNVVEIVSHAEFYKGGLFNDVALLFLDKPADLMETVNTICLPPANHNFDMSRCFASGWGKDVFGKQGTYQVILKKIELPIMPNEECQKALRTTRLGRRFKLHSSFICAGGEKGRDTCKGDGGSPLICPIPGSVNHYYQAGMVAWGIGCGEDGIPGVYVNVPMFRGWIDDHLRQHNITDSFYLYT; from the exons ATGCTGTGGCGACAGgggctactactactgctggtCGGTGTGTGCCTGGTTCTGGTGCGATCCGAAGATGAGGAGGTTATC AAATGTACTGGCGGTGAGTGCGTGAAGCTTCACCTTTGCCCGAACGGCGAGCTGAACACGGACGGTGCCAATATCATCGACATTCGCTTCAACCCGGACAATGAGTGCGAGGACTATCTGCTCAAGTGCTGCCCATATCCGGAGGGCGAAGAGGACGATGTggtgccaccgccaccatccATACCTGGGCCCAGCCCCGTACCGGTGCCGGTTCCAGGGGGACCCGATTCGGTTCCTGTTACCGTCCCTAACCCAGGCCCCGGAGGAGCGGGATCCGTTCCACCCGGCCAGGGAACGGGCCAGGTGCCGACAACACCCAGCGGACCAGGAAACTTGGGCACCGGTAATAAGCCTGCGGGTGCCGGTGGACCTGCCGGTGGATTGGGTGGTGGTAGCACTGGTGGTGGTTATGGTAAACCTCATGGACAGGGTCAGGGCCATGGACATGGACACGGACAGGGCCATGGAGGCTGTCGGGGTGACAGCTCCTGCTCGTCGTCTGGCTCCGAAAGCGACGAGCAGACGGTGTTGGCCGGTGCAGATCTGATTCCAGGTGGTCTCGGAGGTACTTCCGCGAATCAGGTGAAGGATCGTGAACAGGTACCGCAAGTGCAGGGTGGTGGTCCCCCTGTTTCGGATTTAGGATCAGGTCCCACCGCTGGGCAACCGGGTACCGGTAAACCGCAGCAAGGAGGCACTGGCACACCAGTTAGTGGAACTGGAGCTGGACAGCAAGGAACGGGAGGTATCGGAGGTGCTGGAACAGGGGTTGGAAGCGTTCCAACACAAAAGCCTGGTGGTGCTGGAGGAGCTGGACCCACTGGAACTGGTGCAAGTGGTGCATCCACTCAAAAGCCTGGCGGTGCTGGAGGACTTGGAGGTGGTGTAGGAAGTGCAGGAGGCGCTCCAACTCCAAAGCCTGGACAACAAGGTGCTGGAGGCGCAGGTGCTGGAGGTGTTGGAGGTTCTGGAACAGGTTCAGGAGGCGCTCCAACTCCAAAGCCTGGACAACAAGGTGCGGGAGGTGCAGGCAGTCCTGGAACAGGCGCTGGAGGTGTGGGAGGTCTTGGATCGGGTGCAGGAGGCGCTCCAACTCCAAAGCCTGGACAACAAGGTGCGGGAGGTGCTGGTAGTCCTGGAACTGGTGCTGGAGGTGCTCCAAAACCTGGACAACAAATTCCTGGAGGAACTGGTGGTGCCGGAGGTAGTCCAGCAGTCGGTCAACCTGCACCTGGAGGAGCTGGTGCTTCCAGTCCAGCCGGTACCGGTCAAGTGCAACCGGGAACACAGGGTGGACAGCCTAATGTCATTGGGCTTACTGCTCCCGGCAAAGAGGCGACGCCGACACCAGGAAAGCAACCGGGCGGAGCTGGACAACATCATGGGGGCCCGGGCGGTGCTAAACACCCCGGCACTGGTGGTGGATATAACCCAGGTGGTGGTGTGAAGGGTACCCAACCAG ATAAAGTCGGAACCGGTACCCAGAACCCGCTGGACAAGACGGTCAGCGTGCCGCAAAAGTGTGGCCTCCGCAATGTGGACGGTGTGGGCTTCCGCATTACCGGCGACAACGACGGCGAATCGGAGTACGGTGAGTTCCCGTGGATGGTGGCCATCCTGAAGGAGGAGAAAGCGCTGGACCAAGTGATCAACGTGTACCAGTGTGGCGGTTCCCTCATTCACCCGTCGGTCGTCCTGACGGCGGCTCACTGCGTGCAGAACCGAAAGATCGAGGAGGTGAAGGTGCGACTGGGCGAGTGGGACACGCAGACCAAGAATGAAATGTTTGACTATCAG GATCGTAACGTGGTGGAGATCGTTTCGCACGCCGAGTTCTACAAGGGTGGTCTGTTTAACGACGTTGCCCTGCTGTTCCTGGACAAGCCGGCCGATCTGATGGAGACGGTCAACACGATCTGTCTGCCGCCGGCGAACCACAACTTCGACATGTCGCGCTGCTTCGCCAGCGGCTGGGGCAAGGATGTGTTCGGCAAGCAGGGCACGTACCAGGTGATACTGAAGAAGATCGAGCTGCCCATTATGCCGAACGAAGAGTGCCAGAAGGCGCTGCGTACGACGCGCCTCGGCCGGCGGTTCAAGCTGCACTCGAGCTTCATCTGCGCCGGCGGTGAGAAGGGCCGCGATACGTGCAAGGGCGACGGTGGGTCGCCACTGATCTGCCCAATTCCGGGCTCGGTCAACCACTACTACCAGGCCGGTATGGTGGCGTGGGGCATTGGGTGTGGCGAGGATGGCATCCCCGGGGTGTACGTGAACGTGCCAATGTTCCGCGGATGGATCGACGATCATCTGCGGCAGCATAATATTACTGACAGCTTCTACCTCTACACTTAG
- the LOC1280855 gene encoding phenoloxidase-activating factor 2 — translation MMLWWRIGLTLASCLLLAHAETEKAKPCDGGECVPVTKCKSGELEDHGAYVISLRLNPEDECSYLETCCPYPKDEDDESRDELGELLKAPATGNGAGQAFNVAAEQVPSVAAQRTNLLPSGGANNVKSENLKAATNRPPTASATGPQTCGVRNSNGVQFRITDNNDGESEYGEFPWMAAILEEQKALDQIINTYMCGGSLIHPSVILTAAHCVQNITITALKVRLGEWDTRSWKEPFPHQDRRVVEIAFHEQFFAPAALNNVALLFLDKPVELMETVNTICLPPANYTFDPVRCVASGWGKDVFGNEGMFQAILKKVELPLMPRGACQRALRMTRLGRRFKLHESFLCAGGEKGRDTCKGDGGSPLVCPIPGVANGYYQAGIVAWGINCGIEGVPGVYVNVALFREWIDEQLRKRNLAIDYYQYGQE, via the exons ATGATGCTTTGGTGGCGTATAGGGCTAACGCTAGCTTCCTGCTTACTACTGGCGCATGCTGAGACTGAAAAAGCTAAG CCATGTGACGGTGGAGAGTGCGTACCAGTGACAAAGTGTAAATCCGGCGAGCTTGAAGACCATGGTGCATACGTCATCAGTCTACGGTTGAATCCCGAGGACGAATGTAGCTATTTGGAAACGTGCTGCCCTTACCCAAAGGATGAGGACGATGAGTCGCGGGATGAGTTGGGCGAACTGCTAAAGGCACCAGCAACAGGCAACGGTGCTGGACAAGCGTTCAATGTGGCTGCCGAGCAAGTGCCTAGCGTTGCAGCGCAAAGAACTAACCTGTTGCCATCCGGTGGGGCAAACAACGTAAAATCGG AAAATCTCAAAGCGGCAACGAACCGGCCTCCGACAGCATCGGCGACTGGTCCCCAAACATGCGGTGTGCGCAATTCGAACGGTGTCCAGTTTCGTATCACCGACAACAATGACGGTGAATCGGAGTACGGTGAGTTCCCGTGGATGGCGGCCATCCTTGAGGAGCAAAAGGCACTGGACCAAATAATAAACACCTACATGTGCGGAGGATCGCTCATCCATCCGTCCGTCATCCTTACGGCGGCACACTGCGTACAGAACATTACGATCACCGCGCTCAAAGTGCGGCTTGGCGAGTGGGACACCCGCAGCTGGAAGGAACCATTCCCGCATCAG GATCGTAGGGTGGTGGAGATCGCTTTCCATGAGCAATTTTTCGCACCAGCCGCCCTGAACAACGTGGCATTGCTGTTCCTGGACAAACCGGTCGAACTGATGGAGACGGTCAACACGATCTGCCTGCCCCCGGCGAACTACACCTTCGATCCGGTGCGCTGCGTCGCATCCGGCTGGGGCAAGGATGTGTTTGGCAACGAGGGAATGTTTCAGGCAATTCTGAAGAAGGTCGAGCTGCCCCTGATGCCACGGGGCGCGTGTCAGCGGGCGTTGCGTATGACGCGCCTCGGAAGGCGGTTTAAGCTGCACGAGAGTTTCCTCTGCGCAGGTGGTGAAAAGGGCCGCGATACGTGCAAGGGTGACGGTGGATCTCCGCTCGTCTGCCCCATTCCTGGCGTGGCAAACGGCTACTATCAGGCCGGTATAGTGGCATGGGGCATTAACTGTGGCATAGAAGGTGTACCCGGTGTGTACGTGAATGTGGCACTGTTCCGTGAATGGATCGACGAACAACTGCGGAAACGCAACCTCGCTATTGATTACTACCAGTACGGACAGGAATGA